Within Xanthomonas theicola, the genomic segment CTCTGGCCCTTGCGCGATAGGTGCGCGTTGACCCGGTTGAACAGCGTGCGCGCCAGATCGTGCGTCTCCAGCAACCGGCGGAAGTTGAGGATCGTGGTCTCGTCCGGCACCTCATCCAACCCGCCGATCCTGGCGAAACGGCGCATCGACGCCGTGTCGTACAAGGCTTCTTCCGCGCCCGGGTCGCTCAGTGCGTACCACTGCTGCAGAAAGTGGATGCGCAGCATTGTCTCCAGCGGGTACGGCTGACGGCCCGGATGGCCCGACTTCGGATAGTGCGGCGCGATCAGCGCCAGCAGGTCTTTCCACGGCACCACCTGATCCATCTCGGCCAGCAACCTTTCGCGCCGCGTCTGCTTGCGCTTGCCGTTGTACTCCGCGTCGCCGAAAGACAATTGCATCGTCGTTGTCCTGTTGGGCTTTGTACGATTGTCGCAGGATCAGAGGGAGTTGTTCAGACCATCCCTAGGAAAAGTCTGACGGCCTCACTTGCAGGGAGCCATCGCCGTGATGCGGTACTTCTCTGTGAAGCTCTGTGGGTTGGCGTAGGAGGCGCGACCACCGTGCGGTAATGCCTGGTGAGCACGCCTCGCTGTGCACCGGCAAAAAAGCCCCTTCTCGCGAAGGGGCTTGGCGTCGTGTAGGTGTCGGGCGGGCGGTTACTGCAGCAGGCTCAACACGTTCTGTGGGACCGACTTGGCCTGCGCCAGCATCGCGGTACCGGCCTGCTGCAGGATCTGCGTGCGGGTCAGCTCGGCGGTTTCCTTGGCGTAGTCGGTGTCGCGGATGCGGCTGCGCGAGGCCGACAGGTTCTCCGAGGTGGAGCTCAGGTTGGCGATGGTCGAGGTGAAGCGGTTCTGCACCGCACCCATGTCGGCGCGCGAGGAGTTGACCGCGGTCAGCGCCTTGTCGACGATTTCCAGCGCCTTCTGCGCCCCCTGGAAGGTGGAGATGTCCAGGTCGCTCAAGGTGTTGCTGGTGCCGGCGACGGCGGTGGCCGAGGCGCTGATGCCGGCGTTGCTGAAGGTGATGCCGGTGGCGCCGGTGGCCGAGCCCGCGGTGAACGAGAAGTCCTTGCCGGCCTTCAGCGATTCCAGCTTCAACGCGCCGGTGGTGCTGTCGACCGAGGCGTAGACGCCGGTCTGGTCCAGCTTGTCGTTGATCGCGGCGGCGATCTTCTTGGAGACGTCGGTACCGGCGTCGCCGACCGCCACTGCGACCGAGGCGATGTTGACGCCGTTGACCGACATGCCCGAGAAGCTGCCGCTGGCGGTCGCGGTGCCGGAGGCCAGGGCCGCCGAGCCGGTCTGGGTGGCGGCGAAGCCGGCCTTGCCCAGCGAATTGACCCTGGAGTCGACGATGGTGTTGATGCCGATGGTCTGGCCGGCATCGGCGCCGACCTGGAACAGCGCGCCGGAGAACGAACCGTCCAGCAGCTTGGTGCCGTTGAAGCTGGTCTGGTTGGCGACGCGGTCGATTTCGGCGGTCAGCTGCTTGACTTCCGAGTTCAGCGCCTGGCGGTCGGTGGACGAGTTGGTGGCGTTGGACGACTGCACCGACAGTTCGCGGATGCGCTGCAGGTTGTTGCCCATTTCGACCATCGCGCCTTCGGCGGTCTGCGCCAGCGAGATGCCGTCGTTGGCGTTGCGCGAGGCGACGTCCAGGCCGCGGATCTGGGTGGTGAAACGCTCGGAGATCGCCAGACCGGCGGCGTCGTCCTTCGCGCTGTTGATGCGCAGGCCCGAGGACAGACGCTGGATCGTCGTCGCCAGGCTGGAGCTGGTGGTGTTGAGGTTGCGCTGAGCGTTCAGCGACATAACGTTGGTGTTGATGACCTGTGCCATTTTGATATCTCCTCTAAGCGATTTATCCGGCAACCCATCGGTGCCTGGAGCCTCCGCAGGGGGGCCATCAATTGGCCGTTGCCGCTGCTGAGATAAATAACGGCGTGATGTCGACAACCTTTAGTGATTCGCTGCGGAAAAACATCGCGATGCGGCGAACCGCAAGCCTGTGGCAGTCGCGGCGAAGAGTTTGTTTCGGCCGCGGTTTGCCGAACTTTAGGGCTGTGGCGCAGGCGCGGCCTGCGACCGGCGGCGGCGACGAACTCGGTACAACGGGGGAAGGCCCGGAGGCGTCGCCGCGCTCCGGGCCTTTGTTTGCGGGGCCGGCTCGGGATTCAGCCGAGTTTGTTGAACAGGGACATCGACTGCATCTGGGTGAAGATGGTCTGCGCCGCCTTGAGCGCGGCCTGTTCCAGCTGGTACTGGCCGATCGCATCGGCGTAATCCAGGTCGCGCAGCGAAGACAGGGTCGTCTTCAGCGTCACCTCGTTGGAGGCGCGCAGCTCGGCGGCATTGTCGATCGCGGCCAACTGCGCGCCGCCGGCGGCGCGTGCGTCGATCATCTTCGCCGAGGCCTGGCCGATGTCGCGCATCGACGACTGCAGGGTGTTCTGCAGCGCGGCCTTGTCGGCGGCGGTGACCGGATCGGAGCTCAGCGCGTTGACCAGATTGGTGATGGTGGAGAACACGTCCTTGTTGGTCGAGGCGCCGATCTGGAAGCTGTCGCCGACCGCCGGTGCACCGTCCACGCGCATCTTCAGGCCAGCGAAGCTGATGTCCTCGCCGGCCTTGTAGGTGCCGGTCTTGACCACGGCGCCGCTGCCGTCGCGCACCTCATAGGCGTCGGCGGCGGTGAACGCAACGCTGTAGCTGCCGCCGTTCCAGCTGCCGGAGCCGGCGTCGCGGCTGAAATTCAGCAGCAGGCCGGTGCCGGTATTGCCGCTGGCCGCGTGCGCGTCGACGGTGCCGTCGCCGGTGCGGATGCGCATGAAGATCTCGCTGCCGGGCAGGGCGTCGGCGACCTGCGTGTCCGGCGCCACTTCCACGCTGCGCTGGGTCTGGTCGCCACTGTAGACCACCTTGCCGTCGACCACCGCAAACGGCGCGCTGGCATCGGCGGTGCCGCCGAACAGGTAGCGGCCGCTGCCGTCGGTGCTGTTGGACAGGCTCAGCAGGCTGGCGTGCAGCGACTTCAGCTCCGAGGCGATCGCCTTGCGGTCGTCGTTGGTCAAGGCCGAACTGTTCGCCTGCACCGTCAGGTCGTTGACCCGGGCCATCAGGTCGCCGGTCTGGGACAGCGCGTTCTCCTGCAGGCCCAGGCGGTTCTGTATGTTGTTGGCGTTGTCGCCGAAACGCGCCAGTTCGGCCACCGCGCGGTCCAGGTTGACCGCGGTGCCGGAGGCGACCGGATCGTCGGCGGCGGTGACCAGGCGCTTGCCGCTGGCGAGCTGCTGTTCCAAGTGCGAGATCTTGGCCTGCTTGCCCAGCATGTTGTTGACCGACTGGCTGTACATCATGCCAGTGGAAATGCGGTTGCTGCTCATCGGATCGCACTCAGGATGGACTGGAACATGGTGTCGGCGGTGGAGATCAGGTGCGATGCGGCCTGGTAGGCCTGCTGCAGGCGCAACATGTCCGACGCTTCCTCGTCCAGGTTGACGCCGGAGATCGAGTCGCGCGCGTCCTGCGCGTTGGTGTGGATCACATCCTGGGCGTCGGCTGCGTACGCGGCCTGCCGCGCCGCCGAGCCGATCGTGGTGGTCAGGCCGGACACCGCGCCGTTGAGGGTGATGGTGCCGCCGTTGAACGCTTTGGCGTCGTCCAGATTGGACAGGATCAGCGCATTGCCGTTGTTGCTGGAGCCGGCACCGGTGGGGCCGACCGCGAAGCTGTCGCCGGCGACCGGCGCGCCATCCAGGGTCAGGCTCCAGCCGTTGGCGCTGATGGTCTGTCCGGCGGTATAGGGAAATGGTCCTGCACCGTTGACGGTGTACTGGTTGGCGCCGGTGAAGGCGATGGCGGCCGGCGTGCGCAGGTTGGCGTTGTTGGCATCGACGACGCGCAGGTCGCTGAGCTTGCCGGTGCCCTTGTTGCCCAGGGTGGTGCTTGCGCTGACCGGCGAGGCCGCGGCGATGCGCGACGGGTCGGTGATCGCCACCGCCATGCCGGTGACGGCGTTGGCGGTGGGTTGCAGCAGGAACGTGTCGCCGGCTGCCGCACTGCCGGACATCTGCAGCGCCACTCCGTCGACCATGAACGGGTCGGCGGCGGTGCCGGTGCCGGTCATGGGCACGTTGGCGCCGGTGTCGGCGTGGCGGGCGGTCCAATTGGTGCCGTCGAACTTCAGCAGCAGATTCTGCCCGTTGAGCTTGCTCAGGTCGCCGACGCTGGCGGCGATCTTGGCGTTGCCGGTGTTGGCGCTGCTGGCGTTGACGCTGGGTGCGCCCAGCGAGAAGAAATCGCCGCCCATGTTGCCGTACAAATCCACGCCGGCCTTGTGCTGCTGGTTGTAGGTGACCGCCAGGCCGGTGGCGATGCGGCCCAGTTCGGCCTTGGTCGGGTCCAGCACGTTGCTGCGGAACTCGAGCAGGCCGCCGATCTGCCCGCCCAGCGCGTTGCCGCCCAGGGCGATCGTGGTGCCCTGCGCCTGCAGTGCGACCTGCAGACGCCCCGGCTGGTAGGGGTCGGTGACCGTGGTCAGGGTGGAGGCGGTGGTGCCGACCACCAGCGCCTGACCACCGGCGGTATAGACGTTGATCGCGCCACCGTCCTGCTGGACCGCGGTGCCGCCGGTGTAGCCGATCAACTGGCCGATCAACTGATCGCGGCGGTCGAGCAGGTCCGGCGCAGCGCTGGCGGCGTTGTTGCCGATCTGGCCATTGACCCGGGCCACCTCGGCGGCCAGGCGATTGGCCTCGGTGGTGCCGGACAGCAGGCCGTTGTTGACCTCGCTGGCGAGCGCGTCCATCTGCCCGTTGAGCTGCTTGAACCGGGTCACCAGCGAGCCGGCGCCGTCCAGCAGGTTCTGCCGGGAGGCGGTGGCCGAGGCGTTGGAGGACAGTCCGGTGGTGGCGTCGAAGAATTTGGACCACTGCCCGGCGATGTTGGTCGCGGTATCGGAAAAAAGCGTGTCGACGCGGCCGGACAGGTTCGACAGCTGCTTCAGTCGCGCCAGCTCGCCGCCGCTGTCCAGCAGCCGCGACGTCGCCAGTTGGTCGGCGACACGGGCGATGTCGGTGATCTTGGTGCCGTTGCCGATGTAGTTCGAGCCGTACTGGGTCGGCGTGGTGGTGGCGAAGGAGGCCCGCTGCCGGCTGTAGCCGTCGGTGTTGATGTTGGCGACGTTGTGGCTGACCGTCGCCAGGGCGCGCTGGAAGGCGATCAGGGCGTTGGTGCCGGTGGAAAGGACGGACATGGGCGGCGACCTCAGCGGCGGACGGTGCTGGACGGATCGGAGTTGCTGGCGAACACGCGCTCGATGCCGCTGGCCGCGGCGCTGCCGATCGCGGCGACGGCGCGGCCGATGGTCGGGCCGCCGGCGATGGCGGCGATCTTGGCCGCATAGGAAGGATCGGTGGCGTAGCCCGCGCGCTGCAGGCCCTGGGCGAAGCCGCGGATGTCGGTGCCGGCGTTCAGCGCCTGCTGGTAGCGCGGATTGGTCTTCAACAGGCGCACGTAGTCGGCGAAGCTCTCGGCCGGCGAGGCGTAGGCGCGGAAGTCGGCGGTCTGCGACTGCTTGACCCCGTCGACGTACTCGTGGGTGCCGGTGGTGACGCGTTCGCCGCTCCAGCCGGTGGCCTTGATCCCGAACAGGTTGTTGGCACTGGCGCCGTCGCCGCGGGAAATGCCGCGGCGTCCCCAGCCGGTCTCCAGCGCGGCCTGTGCGACCAGCGCCCGCGCATCCACGCCCAGCTCCTTGGCGGCCTTCTGCGCGTGGTTCCAGATCTGCGCGACGAAACCTTCCGGAGTGCGTTCGCCGAGGCTGGCCGCGGCGGCATTGGCGGCCGTGGTGGCGCTGGCGTCGATGTCGGCGCCGTCGTCGGCCGCGGCGACCGCCAGGTCCGACCAGCGGTCGTCGGCGCCGGTCCACGCCGGCGTGGCACTGCCGTCGGCGGGGCTGGTGCCCAGCGCGTCGTGCATCGCGCTGGTCTCGCGGCCGGCGATCAGGTCGAGCACGCGCGCGACCTGGCGTTGCGGAGCGTCCGTCGCGTCCATGCCGCTCCAGGCACCGGCGGCGGTGCTGGCCGCTGCGCCGGCATCGGCCAGCGCGGATGCGCCGGCGGCCGCGGAGTTGGCGCCGGCGCGCTGGCCGGACACCAGCGAATACGCCTTGGCTGCCTGCGCGGCGCCGATCGAGGTGTTGGGCAGCTGGGCGGCGGCGCTGCCGCCGCCCAGCTGCCTGGCGATCATCGCCGCCAGGCCCAGCCCCTTGCCCTCGGTCAGCGCCTTGGCCATCTGCTGGTCGTACATGTCGCGGAAGGTCTGGTTCTCGCCCGGGAACAGGGAATCGCCGAAGCTGGCGTCGCGCATGCTCTTGACGAGCAGGTTCGCGAACTGTCCTTCCAACTGGCGCGACACCTTGTCGATCCGGGCAGGATCGTTCTGGGTGGTCGCGTTCAGTTCGATGGGAGAGGCCGAGATACGCATGTCAGATCACCTCCAGCTCCGCGCTCAGCGCGCCGGCCTGCTTCAGTGCTTCCAGGATCGCGATCAGGTCGCCCGGCGCGGCGCCGACTTCGTTGACCGCGCGCACGATCTGGTCCAGCGAGGTGCCGCCCTCGAACTTGAACATGCGGCTGCCTTCGTTGGTGGCGGTGATGGTCGATTTCGGCGCGGCCACGGTCTGGCCGTTGCTCAGCGCGTTGGGCTGGCTGACCTGGGTGCCTTCGCTGATGGTGACGGTCAGCGAGCCGTGCGAGATCGCCGCCGGGCTGACCCGCACCTGCGCGCCGATCACCACGGTGCCGGTGCGGGCGTTGACCACCACCTTGGCCGGCGCCGCGCCCGGCGACAGTTCCACGTTCTCGATGCGTGCCAGCAGGCCGATGCGCGCGCTCGGGTCGGTCGGCGAACGCACCGCGACGGTGCCGCCGTCGATGGCGTGCGCGCTGCCGGGGCCGAAAGTGTTCTCCAGCGCCGCGACCATCCGCGACACCGTGGTGAAATCGTTCTGGTGCAGGTTCAGGGTGATCTCGCCGCTGCTGCCGAACACGTCCGGCAGCGCGCGTTCCACCGTGGCGCCGTTGGGGATGCGGCCGACGCTGGGCACGTTCACCGAGATCCGCGAGCCGTCCTTGCCCTGCGCGCCGAAGCCGCCGACGATCAGGCTGCCCTGGGCGATCGCGTAGACCTGGCCGTCGGCGCCCTTCAGCGGCGCCATCAGCAGCGAGCCGCCGCGCAGCGACACGGCGTTGCCGATCGAGGACACGGTGATGTCGATCGGCTGGCCGGGCTTGGCGAACGGCGGCAGTTCGGCATGGATCGCCACCGCGGCCACGTTCTTCAGCTGCGGATTGACGTTCGACGGCACGTTGACGCCCAGCTCGCCGAGCATGTTCTTCAGGCTCTGCACGGTGAAGGGTGCCTGGCTGGTGCGGTCGCCGCTGCCGTCCAGGCCCACCACCAGGCCGTAGCCGACCAGCGCGTTGCCGCGCACGCCGCCGACCTGGGCCAGGTCCTTGATGCGTTCGGCGGCGGCCGGGGCGGCCAGGCCGGCGCACAGCGCGAACGCGGCGAGCAGGCGGCAGGACAGGGACAGAAGGTTCATGGCAAACCTCAGTACGGCGCGATGCGCGAGTTGAAGAAGCGGCTCAGCCAACCCATCGCGTTGGATTGGGCGACGGCGCCGCGGCCGCCGTAGGCGATGCGCGCGTCGGCGACCTTGCTGGACGGAATGGTGTTGTCCGGCGCGATGTCGGCGGCGCGGACGATGCCTTGTACCTGCACCAGCTCGTCGCCCTGGTTCAGGCGCAGGTTCTTCTGCCCCTGGATCACCAGGTTGCCGTTGGGCAGGCGCTGCATCACGGTGACGGTGACGCTGCCCTGCATGGTGTTGCTCTGCGCGGTGTTGCCCTTGCCGGCGAAGCTGCGGTCGCCGCTGGTGGAATTTTTGAGCACGTTGACGCCGTTGACCGTCAGCGGCGCGCCGAGCAGGGTCGGCGTGGCCATCGTCACCGCGTCCTTCTTGGTGATGCTGGTATTGGCGGTGGAACTGGCGTTGGTGCTTTCGACCAGGGTGATGGTCAGCAGGTCGCCGACGTCGCGGGCGCGCCGGTCCGCATACAGCGACAGGCCCGGGCCGGCGGCGTAGATCGCGCCTGCGCTGGGCTGCACCGGCTGTGCCACCACCGGCACGATCGGCGCCATCGGCGCATACGGGCGCACGTCGCCGGCGGCGACGCCGAGGCCGGCGCAGCCGCCGAGCAGCGCGGGCAGGACCAGCGCTGCGATGAGGGAAAGAGAGGATGGACGCGACATGGCGGTTTCCAGAAGGGTCAGGATCAGACGTTGTTGTTCAGATAGCCGAGCATCGAATCGGTGGTGGAGATCGCCTTGGCGTTCATCTCGTAGGCGCGCTGGGTCTCGATCATGCTGACCAGCTCTTCGACCACGTTGACGTTGCTGCCTTCCAGCGAGGCCTGCACGGTGGTGCCGAGGCCGTTGAGGCCGGGCGTGCCGGCCTGCGCCGGGCCGGAGGCGGCGGTTTCGGCGTACAGGTTTCCGCCCTTGGCCTGCAGGCCCGAGGGATTGATGAAATCGCTCAGCGTCAACGACCCGATCTGCAGCGCCGCGGCGGTGCCGGCGACCTGCACGCTGACCGTGCCGTCGGTGCCGATGGTCAGCGACTGCGCGCCTTCCGGGACCTGGATGCCGGGCTGCACCGCATAGCCGCTGTTGGTGACCAGCTCGCCCTGCGCATTGATCTGGAAGCTGCCGTCGCGGGTGTAGGCCGAAGTGCCGTCGGGCATCTGCACTTCGAAGAAGCCGCGGCCGTTGACCATCACGTCCAGCGCGCGCCCGGTCTGCTGCGGGTTGCCCTGCTCGAAATCCTTGGAGGTGGCGACCACGCGCACGCCGGTGCCGAGCTGCAGGCCCGACGGCAGTTGGGTCTGCGCCGAGGTCGCGCCGCCAGGCTGGCGAACCTGCTGGTACAGCAGGTCCTCGAAGCTGGCGCGATCGCGCTTGAAGCCGGTGGTATTGGTGTTGGCCAGGTTGTTGGACACGACCGACATGCGCGTCTGCTGCGCATCCAGTCCGGTCTTGGCGACCCACAAAGCCTGATTCATGACCCGATTCCTCTGATGGTGGCCCCGAGATCCGCGAGGGGCAGGGGGACTGATGCATGTGCCGTGCCACAAATGCGCCGGCTTTTCGTCGGCAACGGCGCGGCGCCCGTGGCGGGCTTAGCCGTTCAGGCGCAGCATGGTGTTGGCCGACTGCGCGTTCTCGTCGCCGTGCTTGATCACCTTCACCTGCATTTCGAACTGGCGCTGCAGCTGGATCATCTGCACCAGCGCGCCGGCCGCATCGACGTTGCTGCCTTCCAGCGCGCCGGTGTGGACCGCGGTGCCGGTGGCCAGGGCGAAGGCCTGGGTGGGATCGTCGCTGATGTTGCGCATCAGCCCGTCGGGGCGGCGTTCCAGGCGTTCGGCCGGCGCCTGCACCACCTTCATCTTGCCGACCACGGTCATCGCCTGCGGGCCTTCGCCCAGCGGCACGATCGACACCGAGCCGTCTTCGCCGATCTCCAGCGCCTGGTGCGGCGGGATCGCCATCGGATTGCCCTGGTCGTCGAGCACCGCGCGGCCGCTGGAGGTGACCAGCTGGCCGTTCGGCGTCAGCGCCAGTTCGCCACCGCGCGTGTACGCCTCCTTGCCGTCGCTGGCCTGCACCGCCAGCCAGTTGTCGGCGCTGAACGACACGTCCAGCGCATTGCCGGTCACCTGCTGGGTGCCGACGTCGCGATTGAAGCCCTGGTCGATGTGCAGCGCGTCGATCCGCGACGGATAACCGGCGCCCTTGATGCGGAACGCCTCGGTATTGGCCAGCGCCGCCTTGAAGCCGGCGGTGTCGACATTGGCCAGATTGTGCGACACCGTGCCCTGCGCCTGCAGCGAAGCGCGGGCGCCGGTCATGGCGACGTAGAGTGCTTTGTCCATGGGGAGCTCCTGGGAGCCGGGACGCGGGACGCGGGACGCGGGACTCGGAAAAGCAAGGGCGGCAGCGGAATAACGCCAGCTTACCGATCTCCACGCTTTTCCGAGTCCCTAGTCCCTGGTCCCGCGTCCCGGCATCACCATCAACGGATGTTGATGATGGTCTGCGTGACCTGGTCCTGGGTCGAGATCATCTGCGAGTTGGCCTGGAAGTTGCGCTGGGCGACGATCATGTTGACCAGTTGTTCGGTGAGATCGACGGTGGAGGATTCCAGCGCGCCGGACTGGATGCCGCCGAAGTCCGAGGTCGCCGGCGCGCCGATGCGCGCGTTGCCCGAGGCGGAGCTTTCCGCCCACACGTTGTCGCCGAGCGAACTCAGCCCCTGCGGGTTGACGAAGTTGGTCATCGCGACCTGGCCCAGCGCCTTGTCGGCGTTGTTGGAGTAGCGCGCATAGACCACGCCGTTGGCGTCGATGCTGATCGAGGTGAGCTTGCCGCTGGCGTAGCCGTCCTGGCGCGCGTCGCGCAGCGCGAATGCCTCGCCGTACTGGGTCGAGCCGGTCACGTCCAGGGTCAGGTTGAGCGTGCCGGCGCCGGTGACGGGAGTGAACGCGCCCAGTGCGATCTTGCCGTTGGCGGGGGCGATGAGCGCACCGCTGTCGGAGAACTGCAGCGTACTTGGCGCGCCGACCGCGGCGCCGTCGACGTAGTTGTAGACCTGCCATTGGTTGGCGCTGCCGGTCTTGACGAAGTACGAGGTCTGGGTATGGCTGACGCCCAACGAATCGAAGACGGTGACGCCGCCGGTGGAGTGGTTGTAGCTCTTGGCGTCGGCAGGATTGAACGGGGCCACGGTCGGAGCCTTGGCGTTGCCGGGCAGGGTGAACATCAGGTTCTCGGTATTGGTCTGTTTCGGCGCGCTGTCGGTGGTCAGCAACTGCAGGTCGCTCAGCGTGCCGACCGCGAAGCCGTTGCCGTTGGCGGCCGGCGGGAACACCTGCAGCCGGGCGCCCTGCGGATTGACCACGTAGCCGTTGGCGTCGGTCTGGAAGTTGCCCGCGCGCGAATAGACCTTGGCGCCGTTGTTGGTCAGGGTGAAGAAGCCCTCGCCCTGGATCGCCAGATCCAGGCTGCGCCCGGTCGGATCGACGTTGCCCTGCGAGAACTGCTGGGCGACGTTGCTGACCCGCACGCCGGCACCGATCGCGTTGCGCGCCAGGCCGTAGCCGGTGGTCGAGAACAGGTCGGCGAATTCCGCGCGGGATTCCTTGAAGCCGGTGGTGTTGACGTTGGCGATGTTGTTGGCGGTGACGTTGAGGTCGGAGTTGGCCGCTTTGAGACCGGACAGCGAAGTATTGAAACCCATGATGGACTCCTGTGGATTGGCCGGCTCAGCTGACGCGGAGCACGTTGGCGAGCGGGGTGGTGCCCAGCCCGGTGAGATCGAGATAGATGCCGTTGGAGCCCACGCTCGCGCTTTCCACCGGGGCCTGGACGTAGGTGGACAGCGTGGTGTTGGCGCCCTTGCTGTCGGTATGCGTGGCGGCGATGCTGTATCTGCCGGCGGGCAGGCGCTTGCCGGCGGCGTCGGTGCCGTCCCAGTTGAAATTGACTTCGCCGGCCTTGCTGGCGCTGGCGCTGATCTGCTTGACCACGTTGCCGTTGGCGTCGCTGACGGCGAAGTTGACGGTGCCGGCGCTGGGCGCGGCGACCAGGCCGGTGGCGCCGCCCTCGGCGCCCAGCGGCATCGTCGCCGACGGCACCAGCACCTTGCGCCCGACCAGCGCCGCGCCGCGCAGGATCTGGTCGGAATTCATCGAGTTCGACAGCGCGGTCACGGTCTTGTTGAGATCGCCGATGCCCTGCACGGTGGACAGCTGCGCCATCTGCGAGACCATCTGGCTGTTGTCCATCGGCTTGAGCGGGTCCTGGTGCTGCAACTGCTTGGTCATCAGCTTCAGGAAGTCGGCCTGACTCAACGTCGACGACTTGGAGGTGGTGGTGGTGGCGCTGGAGGCGGTCAATCCGAGGCTGGAATAGATATCGCTGGAAACGGTGCTCATCAGTACGTCCTGGGCCGTGAGGCGGCGGTAGGGAGAAAGGGCGCTCAGCGGCCCATGGTCAGGGTGGCCAACGCCAGTTCCTTGGCGGTATTGAGGACTTCCACGCCTGCCTGATAGTTGCGCGAGGCGGAGATCAGGTTGACCATCTGCGACACCGGGTCCACGTCCGGCGAGTAGATGTAGCCGTCGGCATCGGCGAGTGGATGCCCGGGCTCGTAGCGCTTGAGCGGCGGATCCTTGCTCTGGGTGATT encodes:
- a CDS encoding glucosaminidase domain-containing protein; translation: MRISASPIELNATTQNDPARIDKVSRQLEGQFANLLVKSMRDASFGDSLFPGENQTFRDMYDQQMAKALTEGKGLGLAAMIARQLGGGSAAAQLPNTSIGAAQAAKAYSLVSGQRAGANSAAAGASALADAGAAASTAAGAWSGMDATDAPQRQVARVLDLIAGRETSAMHDALGTSPADGSATPAWTGADDRWSDLAVAAADDGADIDASATTAANAAAASLGERTPEGFVAQIWNHAQKAAKELGVDARALVAQAALETGWGRRGISRGDGASANNLFGIKATGWSGERVTTGTHEYVDGVKQSQTADFRAYASPAESFADYVRLLKTNPRYQQALNAGTDIRGFAQGLQRAGYATDPSYAAKIAAIAGGPTIGRAVAAIGSAAASGIERVFASNSDPSSTVRR
- the flgG gene encoding flagellar basal-body rod protein FlgG → MNQALWVAKTGLDAQQTRMSVVSNNLANTNTTGFKRDRASFEDLLYQQVRQPGGATSAQTQLPSGLQLGTGVRVVATSKDFEQGNPQQTGRALDVMVNGRGFFEVQMPDGTSAYTRDGSFQINAQGELVTNSGYAVQPGIQVPEGAQSLTIGTDGTVSVQVAGTAAALQIGSLTLSDFINPSGLQAKGGNLYAETAASGPAQAGTPGLNGLGTTVQASLEGSNVNVVEELVSMIETQRAYEMNAKAISTTDSMLGYLNNNV
- the flgH gene encoding flagellar basal body L-ring protein FlgH, coding for MSRPSSLSLIAALVLPALLGGCAGLGVAAGDVRPYAPMAPIVPVVAQPVQPSAGAIYAAGPGLSLYADRRARDVGDLLTITLVESTNASSTANTSITKKDAVTMATPTLLGAPLTVNGVNVLKNSTSGDRSFAGKGNTAQSNTMQGSVTVTVMQRLPNGNLVIQGQKNLRLNQGDELVQVQGIVRAADIAPDNTIPSSKVADARIAYGGRGAVAQSNAMGWLSRFFNSRIAPY
- a CDS encoding flagellin produces the protein MAQVINTNVMSLNAQRNLNTTSSSLATTIQRLSSGLRINSAKDDAAGLAISERFTTQIRGLDVASRNANDGISLAQTAEGAMVEMGNNLQRIRELSVQSSNATNSSTDRQALNSEVKQLTAEIDRVANQTSFNGTKLLDGSFSGALFQVGADAGQTIGINTIVDSRVNSLGKAGFAATQTGSAALASGTATASGSFSGMSVNGVNIASVAVAVGDAGTDVSKKIAAAINDKLDQTGVYASVDSTTGALKLESLKAGKDFSFTAGSATGATGITFSNAGISASATAVAGTSNTLSDLDISTFQGAQKALEIVDKALTAVNSSRADMGAVQNRFTSTIANLSSTSENLSASRSRIRDTDYAKETAELTRTQILQQAGTAMLAQAKSVPQNVLSLLQ
- a CDS encoding flagellar basal body P-ring protein FlgI — encoded protein: MNLLSLSCRLLAAFALCAGLAAPAAAERIKDLAQVGGVRGNALVGYGLVVGLDGSGDRTSQAPFTVQSLKNMLGELGVNVPSNVNPQLKNVAAVAIHAELPPFAKPGQPIDITVSSIGNAVSLRGGSLLMAPLKGADGQVYAIAQGSLIVGGFGAQGKDGSRISVNVPSVGRIPNGATVERALPDVFGSSGEITLNLHQNDFTTVSRMVAALENTFGPGSAHAIDGGTVAVRSPTDPSARIGLLARIENVELSPGAAPAKVVVNARTGTVVIGAQVRVSPAAISHGSLTVTISEGTQVSQPNALSNGQTVAAPKSTITATNEGSRMFKFEGGTSLDQIVRAVNEVGAAPGDLIAILEALKQAGALSAELEVI
- the flgK gene encoding flagellar hook-associated protein FlgK, which translates into the protein MSVLSTGTNALIAFQRALATVSHNVANINTDGYSRQRASFATTTPTQYGSNYIGNGTKITDIARVADQLATSRLLDSGGELARLKQLSNLSGRVDTLFSDTATNIAGQWSKFFDATTGLSSNASATASRQNLLDGAGSLVTRFKQLNGQMDALASEVNNGLLSGTTEANRLAAEVARVNGQIGNNAASAAPDLLDRRDQLIGQLIGYTGGTAVQQDGGAINVYTAGGQALVVGTTASTLTTVTDPYQPGRLQVALQAQGTTIALGGNALGGQIGGLLEFRSNVLDPTKAELGRIATGLAVTYNQQHKAGVDLYGNMGGDFFSLGAPSVNASSANTGNAKIAASVGDLSKLNGQNLLLKFDGTNWTARHADTGANVPMTGTGTAADPFMVDGVALQMSGSAAAGDTFLLQPTANAVTGMAVAITDPSRIAAASPVSASTTLGNKGTGKLSDLRVVDANNANLRTPAAIAFTGANQYTVNGAGPFPYTAGQTISANGWSLTLDGAPVAGDSFAVGPTGAGSSNNGNALILSNLDDAKAFNGGTITLNGAVSGLTTTIGSAARQAAYAADAQDVIHTNAQDARDSISGVNLDEEASDMLRLQQAYQAASHLISTADTMFQSILSAIR
- the flgL gene encoding flagellar hook-associated protein FlgL, with the translated sequence MSSNRISTGMMYSQSVNNMLGKQAKISHLEQQLASGKRLVTAADDPVASGTAVNLDRAVAELARFGDNANNIQNRLGLQENALSQTGDLMARVNDLTVQANSSALTNDDRKAIASELKSLHASLLSLSNSTDGSGRYLFGGTADASAPFAVVDGKVVYSGDQTQRSVEVAPDTQVADALPGSEIFMRIRTGDGTVDAHAASGNTGTGLLLNFSRDAGSGSWNGGSYSVAFTAADAYEVRDGSGAVVKTGTYKAGEDISFAGLKMRVDGAPAVGDSFQIGASTNKDVFSTITNLVNALSSDPVTAADKAALQNTLQSSMRDIGQASAKMIDARAAGGAQLAAIDNAAELRASNEVTLKTTLSSLRDLDYADAIGQYQLEQAALKAAQTIFTQMQSMSLFNKLG
- a CDS encoding flagellar basal body rod protein FlgF gives rise to the protein MDKALYVAMTGARASLQAQGTVSHNLANVDTAGFKAALANTEAFRIKGAGYPSRIDALHIDQGFNRDVGTQQVTGNALDVSFSADNWLAVQASDGKEAYTRGGELALTPNGQLVTSSGRAVLDDQGNPMAIPPHQALEIGEDGSVSIVPLGEGPQAMTVVGKMKVVQAPAERLERRPDGLMRNISDDPTQAFALATGTAVHTGALEGSNVDAAGALVQMIQLQRQFEMQVKVIKHGDENAQSANTMLRLNG